One segment of Desulfosudis oleivorans Hxd3 DNA contains the following:
- the gpmI gene encoding 2,3-bisphosphoglycerate-independent phosphoglycerate mutase, producing MTKATPPCMLMILDGWGLNPETKGNAVAAARTPHLDRLFSEYPHTRLVCSGEAVGLPPGYMGNSEVGHLNIGAGRVVYQELMRINVAIQDGSFFKNTVIVQLMDQVTKKQGRLHLIGLLSDGGVHSHLDHLKALVRMASNKNLPVLIHTILDGRDTPPDSGKTYMADLCEFLADYPSASVATVCGRFYAMDRDTRWDRTKKAYDLYTLGEGTRESDPVTAVKNAYLRGETDEFVTPVIIASGSQDGGTVADNDGILFFNFRADRMREIVRAFTDPDFSFFNRKKTPAVAPPVCMTLYDKTFPLPVAFPPENPPNTLGEVISRQGYSQLRIAETEKYAHVTYFFNGGVETPFTGEDRKLIPSPREVATYDMKPEMSAPQVANTLAEEIIKQKYDFIVVNFANMDMVGHTGIFAAAVAACETVDACIGKIIPLFLKSGGVVLVTADHGNSEQMEDQNGHPFTAHTTNPVPLILVDENRKQIILKEGKLADIGPTILFIMKIDQPAEMTGNSLL from the coding sequence ATGACAAAAGCAACTCCCCCCTGCATGTTGATGATTCTGGACGGATGGGGCCTTAACCCTGAAACAAAAGGCAATGCCGTGGCCGCGGCCCGCACCCCCCATCTGGACCGGCTTTTTTCCGAATATCCCCATACCCGGCTTGTCTGTTCCGGCGAAGCAGTAGGCCTGCCGCCCGGATATATGGGCAACTCCGAGGTGGGTCATTTAAACATCGGCGCCGGCCGGGTGGTGTACCAGGAACTGATGCGTATCAACGTGGCCATTCAGGACGGATCTTTTTTTAAAAATACGGTTATTGTTCAGCTGATGGACCAGGTCACAAAAAAACAGGGCCGGCTTCACCTGATCGGTCTTCTGTCTGACGGCGGGGTGCACAGCCACCTGGATCATTTAAAAGCCCTTGTGCGCATGGCGTCAAACAAAAACCTGCCGGTGCTCATTCACACTATTTTAGACGGCCGGGACACGCCGCCGGACAGCGGAAAAACATATATGGCCGATCTCTGTGAATTTCTGGCCGATTATCCCTCGGCTTCCGTTGCCACAGTCTGCGGCCGTTTTTACGCTATGGACCGGGACACCCGATGGGACAGAACAAAAAAAGCCTATGACCTTTATACCCTGGGGGAAGGAACCCGTGAATCCGATCCGGTGACGGCCGTTAAAAACGCCTACCTGCGCGGCGAAACCGATGAGTTTGTCACGCCTGTTATTATTGCTTCCGGCAGCCAGGACGGCGGTACCGTTGCAGACAACGATGGTATTCTTTTTTTTAATTTTCGGGCCGACCGCATGCGCGAGATTGTCCGTGCCTTTACAGACCCTGATTTTTCTTTTTTTAATCGAAAAAAAACGCCGGCCGTCGCACCCCCTGTCTGCATGACCCTGTACGATAAAACCTTTCCTCTGCCGGTGGCCTTTCCTCCTGAAAATCCGCCCAACACCCTTGGAGAGGTGATCAGCCGGCAGGGTTATTCTCAGCTCCGTATTGCGGAAACGGAAAAATACGCCCATGTCACCTATTTTTTTAACGGCGGCGTGGAAACCCCTTTTACCGGAGAAGACCGCAAACTGATTCCCTCTCCCCGGGAGGTGGCCACCTATGATATGAAACCTGAGATGAGCGCCCCGCAAGTGGCGAATACGCTTGCGGAAGAGATAATAAAACAAAAATATGATTTTATTGTGGTCAACTTTGCCAACATGGACATGGTGGGTCACACGGGCATCTTTGCTGCGGCTGTTGCTGCCTGTGAAACAGTGGATGCGTGTATAGGAAAAATTATTCCCCTTTTTCTTAAATCCGGCGGCGTGGTCCTGGTCACTGCGGATCACGGCAACTCCGAACAGATGGAAGATCAAAACGGGCATCCCTTTACGGCTCACACCACCAATCCGGTTCCCCTGATCCTGGTGGATGAAAACAGAAAGCAGATAATTTTAAAAGAGGGAAAACTGGCGGATATCGGTCCCACCATTCTTTTTATTATGAAAATTGATCAGCCGGCTGAAATGACAGGCAATTCTCTACTTTAA
- the dnaN gene encoding DNA polymerase III subunit beta: MKLSVEKKDIIEMLANVQGIAGKRSSLAITENILIKTGKEGISVSATDIETGFEGIYPATIENEGTIAINARQFYEIVKKIDSNIIYLREEKKQWIQISDTEDGSRLKYQIMGGETESFPQLPVIADVSYIDVNSADFKNMILWATVITSSGTEKRAHVIGANLEYIKDGKIKKIRMVSTDGKRLTKTEYSYKKGEPDTPETSTILPKKALNELFKFLKDEGTIQIGTRDNYFIVKNNNEIIYINLLSGEYPNLETLFSDEKGRTEIKINRKKLKDMLERMSILTTDNYKGVIFTFEKNILTINAQNPDRGESYEWMDIQYDKKQIKSMFNPDYFIDAVNLIEDDEVCLKLKEDQAPCIVCGGKHPENINIIMPMKI; encoded by the coding sequence ATGAAACTTTCCGTTGAAAAAAAAGACATCATTGAAATGCTGGCCAATGTCCAGGGGATAGCGGGGAAAAGGTCCAGCCTTGCCATCACTGAAAACATTTTAATTAAAACCGGAAAAGAGGGGATATCCGTATCCGCAACGGATATAGAGACCGGTTTTGAAGGTATCTATCCGGCCACGATCGAAAACGAGGGCACCATTGCCATTAACGCGCGGCAGTTTTATGAGATTGTAAAAAAAATAGACAGTAATATTATATATTTAAGAGAAGAAAAAAAGCAGTGGATTCAGATCAGCGACACAGAGGACGGATCCCGTCTTAAATATCAGATCATGGGTGGAGAGACTGAAAGTTTTCCTCAACTTCCGGTCATCGCCGATGTTTCCTATATAGATGTAAATTCTGCTGATTTTAAAAATATGATTTTGTGGGCAACAGTGATCACCTCCAGTGGAACTGAAAAAAGGGCCCATGTGATCGGCGCCAATCTGGAATATATTAAAGACGGAAAAATAAAAAAAATAAGAATGGTTTCAACTGACGGAAAAAGGCTGACAAAAACAGAGTATTCCTACAAAAAAGGAGAACCCGACACGCCGGAGACCAGCACGATTCTTCCCAAAAAAGCCTTAAATGAACTGTTTAAATTTTTAAAAGATGAGGGAACTATTCAGATAGGCACCCGGGATAATTATTTTATAGTTAAAAATAATAATGAAATCATATATATAAATCTTTTAAGCGGTGAATACCCGAACCTTGAAACGCTTTTTTCTGACGAAAAGGGCAGAACCGAAATAAAAATAAACCGAAAAAAATTAAAAGACATGCTGGAACGGATGTCCATATTAACGACTGATAATTATAAGGGCGTTATTTTTACATTTGAAAAAAATATTCTCACCATCAATGCCCAGAATCCGGATCGGGGAGAATCTTATGAATGGATGGATATTCAGTATGATAAAAAACAGATTAAATCCATGTTCAACCCGGATTATTTTATTGATGCGGTCAATCTGATCGAAGATGACGAGGTCTGTCTGAAATTAAAAGAAGATCAGGCCCCCTGTATTGTCTGTGGCGGCAAACATCCGGAAAATATTAACATCATTATGCCGATGAAAATTTAA
- a CDS encoding glutamate-5-semialdehyde dehydrogenase encodes MTIEATIVDIAKAAKKAALAMATCPTDKKNQALLALADRLHKDAALIQAENKKDLEAAKATGLSSAMIDRLTVSDAVIASMADGLREVAALPDPVGAKSATWRRPNGLEVARMRIPLGVIGIIYESRPNVTVDAAGLCLKAGNTVILRGGSEALHSNRALAATISASLAESGLPETAVQVVPVADREAVTHLLAQEEYIDLIIPRGGEGLIRFVVQHSSIPVLKHYKGVCHVYVDQDADMEMARAICFNAKVQRPGVCNAMETLLVHRDAAQRFLPDMARQFADAGVALRGCAATRALLPGIETAEEADWYAEYLDLILAVKVVDSMDAAISHIATYGSSHTEVIVTNSYDRAMRFLAAVDSSVVLVNASTRFNDGGQLGLGAEIGISTSKLHAFGPMGLEELTTTKFIVLGNGQIRE; translated from the coding sequence ATGACCATTGAAGCCACCATTGTTGATATCGCAAAGGCCGCCAAAAAAGCGGCGTTGGCCATGGCCACCTGTCCCACGGACAAGAAAAACCAGGCCCTGCTGGCCCTGGCCGACCGGCTCCATAAAGACGCGGCCCTCATTCAGGCGGAAAACAAAAAAGACCTGGAGGCCGCGAAAGCGACGGGGCTTTCTTCGGCCATGATCGACCGGCTCACCGTGAGCGATGCCGTTATCGCCTCTATGGCCGACGGCCTGCGGGAAGTAGCGGCCCTGCCCGACCCGGTGGGCGCCAAAAGCGCCACCTGGCGCCGGCCCAACGGCCTGGAAGTGGCCCGCATGCGCATTCCCCTGGGCGTGATCGGCATCATTTATGAGTCCCGTCCCAACGTAACCGTGGACGCGGCCGGGCTCTGCCTGAAGGCGGGCAACACCGTGATCCTGCGCGGCGGCTCCGAGGCACTGCACTCCAACCGTGCCCTGGCCGCAACCATCAGCGCGTCCCTGGCCGAATCCGGACTTCCGGAAACCGCGGTACAGGTGGTTCCTGTGGCGGACCGGGAAGCGGTCACCCATCTGCTGGCCCAGGAGGAATATATTGACCTGATCATTCCCCGGGGAGGAGAAGGCCTGATCCGTTTTGTGGTGCAGCACTCCTCTATTCCGGTGTTAAAGCACTACAAGGGTGTGTGCCATGTCTACGTGGACCAGGACGCGGACATGGAGATGGCACGGGCGATCTGCTTCAACGCAAAAGTCCAGCGGCCCGGTGTCTGCAATGCCATGGAGACTCTGCTGGTCCACAGGGATGCGGCCCAGCGGTTTCTTCCGGATATGGCCCGGCAGTTTGCTGATGCCGGCGTGGCCTTAAGGGGGTGTGCCGCCACCCGGGCCCTTCTGCCCGGTATCGAGACGGCGGAAGAGGCGGACTGGTACGCGGAATACCTGGACCTGATCCTGGCCGTAAAGGTGGTGGACTCCATGGATGCGGCCATTTCCCATATTGCCACCTACGGATCCTCCCACACGGAAGTCATTGTCACCAACAGCTACGACCGGGCCATGCGGTTTCTGGCGGCGGTGGACTCGTCTGTGGTACTGGTCAATGCCTCCACCCGGTTTAACGACGGCGGCCAGCTGGGCCTGGGCGCGGAAATCGGCATCAGCACCTCAAAACTTCACGCCTTCGGCCCCATGGGCTTAGAAGAGCTGACCACCACAAAATTTATTGTTCTGGGCAATGGCCAGATCCGGGAGTAG
- the rsfS gene encoding ribosome silencing factor produces the protein MTASSKTEIEPYLTAINGMKAENVVALDVSRLTSIADVFILCEGRSNRQVSAISDHIVKALKDQGIKPLSMEGVSEGRWVLLDYGDVIIHVFYESVRAFYDIEGLWADARRIEV, from the coding sequence ATGACAGCTTCATCGAAAACGGAGATTGAGCCTTACCTTACCGCCATCAACGGCATGAAGGCGGAAAACGTCGTGGCCCTGGATGTGAGCCGGCTGACCTCCATCGCTGATGTGTTTATTCTCTGCGAAGGCCGTTCCAACCGGCAGGTGTCGGCCATCAGCGACCATATCGTCAAAGCACTAAAAGACCAGGGCATCAAGCCCCTGTCCATGGAGGGCGTCTCAGAGGGCCGCTGGGTGCTGCTGGATTACGGCGATGTGATTATTCACGTGTTTTACGAATCGGTGCGCGCTTTCTATGATATTGAAGGGCTGTGGGCCGATGCCCGGCGGATTGAAGTTTAA
- the proB gene encoding glutamate 5-kinase, with protein sequence MTPDERHRYFDQATRVVVKAGSNILTGENGLNLTVVRSISKEICQLMERGLEVLFVSSGAMACGTKKMDMKQRPAELPQRQAVAAVGQAGLILAYEKAFAKHGRQVAQILLTGDDLSSRKRYLNARNTLYTLLSWKVVPVINENDTVAVEEIKFGDNDNLAAMIALLMDAHLLINLTDIDGLFDKDPRSHADAKRVETVTAVTRSLEQAAGRMPGALGTGGMMSKIQAAKKATCSGVPVVIANGRRKNILTDLFAGKPVGTFFLPTEQKLCSRKRWIAYSLKTRGTLTVDEGAAGAIVHKGKSLLPGGITSVSGDFSHGAPVDILSASGEHLGIGLVNYSAAEIRAIKGLKTGLIEKTLGAKPYDEVVHRNNLVLV encoded by the coding sequence ATGACACCTGATGAAAGACACCGCTATTTTGACCAGGCCACCCGCGTTGTCGTCAAGGCCGGCAGCAACATTCTGACCGGGGAAAACGGGCTCAACCTGACAGTGGTCCGGTCCATCAGTAAAGAGATCTGCCAGCTGATGGAGCGCGGCCTGGAGGTGCTCTTTGTCTCCTCCGGCGCCATGGCCTGCGGAACAAAAAAAATGGACATGAAGCAGCGGCCGGCGGAGCTTCCCCAGCGACAGGCCGTTGCCGCCGTGGGTCAGGCCGGACTGATCCTGGCCTATGAAAAAGCCTTTGCAAAACACGGCCGGCAGGTGGCCCAGATCCTGCTGACCGGCGACGACCTCTCCAGCCGGAAACGCTACTTGAACGCCCGCAACACGCTCTACACCCTGCTGTCGTGGAAGGTGGTGCCTGTCATCAACGAAAACGACACCGTGGCCGTAGAAGAGATCAAGTTCGGCGACAACGACAACCTGGCCGCCATGATCGCCCTGCTTATGGACGCCCACCTGCTGATAAACCTTACCGACATCGACGGCCTGTTCGACAAAGACCCCCGGTCCCATGCCGACGCAAAGCGCGTAGAAACCGTGACCGCCGTCACCCGCAGCCTGGAACAGGCCGCCGGCCGGATGCCGGGAGCCCTTGGCACCGGGGGCATGATGAGCAAGATACAGGCCGCCAAAAAAGCCACCTGCTCCGGCGTTCCCGTGGTCATTGCCAACGGCCGGCGGAAAAACATCCTAACCGACCTGTTTGCCGGAAAGCCCGTGGGAACCTTTTTCCTGCCCACCGAACAGAAGCTGTGCAGCCGAAAGCGGTGGATCGCCTACAGCCTGAAAACCCGGGGCACCCTTACCGTGGATGAAGGCGCGGCCGGCGCCATTGTTCACAAGGGAAAAAGCCTTTTGCCCGGGGGCATCACTTCGGTTTCCGGAGACTTTTCCCATGGCGCGCCGGTGGACATTCTCTCCGCGTCCGGCGAGCATCTGGGCATCGGGCTTGTCAACTACAGCGCCGCCGAAATCCGCGCCATAAAGGGGCTGAAGACCGGTCTGATTGAAAAGACCCTGGGCGCCAAACCCTACGACGAGGTGGTTCACAGAAACAATCTCGTTCTGGTGTAA
- the nadD gene encoding nicotinate (nicotinamide) nucleotide adenylyltransferase: MPTAGIIKKGLFGGTFNPVHTGHVCLTNALLKDFPLDRVIVVPTARPPHKPVDYIADPADRFHMVGLAFENMAGVSVSDAEMVQTGPCYTIDTVRYFISSDPQSSFYLILGLDAFLELDTWKSYMSLVASLPLIVFSRTLDHASEKTAFENFLTSTLSKAYVFSEKQAGYVHPTLYPVFFYAARHFDISATGIRARIKAGLPIKGLVPDPVAQYIRKKGLYI, from the coding sequence GTGCCAACGGCGGGAATAATAAAAAAAGGGTTATTCGGCGGAACCTTCAACCCGGTGCACACCGGCCATGTCTGCCTTACAAACGCCCTGCTGAAGGATTTTCCCTTAGACCGGGTGATTGTTGTGCCCACGGCCCGGCCTCCCCACAAGCCGGTGGACTATATTGCCGACCCTGCCGACCGGTTTCACATGGTGGGCCTGGCGTTTGAAAACATGGCCGGCGTGTCCGTGTCCGACGCTGAGATGGTCCAGACCGGACCGTGCTACACCATTGACACGGTCCGTTATTTTATATCCTCTGATCCACAATCCTCTTTTTATCTGATCCTGGGGCTTGACGCCTTTCTGGAGCTTGACACCTGGAAGTCCTACATGTCCCTGGTGGCCAGCCTTCCCCTGATTGTCTTTTCCCGGACCCTGGACCACGCTTCTGAAAAAACCGCGTTTGAAAACTTTCTTACCTCTACACTTTCAAAGGCCTACGTGTTTTCTGAAAAACAGGCCGGTTATGTTCACCCGACGCTTTATCCGGTCTTTTTTTACGCGGCCCGGCATTTTGATATATCGGCCACCGGCATCCGCGCCCGCATAAAGGCCGGGCTTCCCATAAAGGGACTTGTGCCCGACCCGGTGGCGCAGTATATTCGAAAAAAAGGACTTTATATATGA